In a single window of the Scophthalmus maximus strain ysfricsl-2021 chromosome 18, ASM2237912v1, whole genome shotgun sequence genome:
- the ak9 gene encoding adenylate kinase 9 isoform X1 — MDQFVDNLIEDEVERETLLSKPTCFIIVGKPGVGKSTLAQKIAESWRCILIDDTDLLNTHITNETKEGLEILNILSEGESIPEDKMLQLILARLDSPDVAHYGYVLSCLPCISEECLKINEQIELIKNLKLTPDFIINIKCADKDLAQRLSNLKQCSETGQLYTKNQWGHEDIKKKEDNDEEVEDEGEQTPQAIPAEEELEKDVIDQLVWPTENLARNAFIRINMYKDTVLRPLEDYMEAHNPMYLLELDGNNTPEELHSSVMSRLGSMAIKRVSIPILLYQADDDELPEDVDTEDLLRIMSSAKVVAPGFRWRRSRWGRTCPVALKEGQVIPGKSKLSVGFQDKLYILSSQEAYQKFVTNPRRYLLPPMPRLPCRVSIIGPPRAGKSTLCKLLAQHCDALVLDMEELVAKGKQEKLDTIKEETTQDTIQKTKEKMEQDLVTKDPSEKQLSMSHFGLYAEALENHMREIEEGDTDTEVRTGWVLDNFPKTLSQMESLQQGEILPDIIFCLKDSGGNHDAPEMNDHKLQQQQFLSEWEQMQPALTVAYSVLEIDGKSPEDLLQEMVLQMEKPFMYVPWELSAVDLDEEEEDNEALAELQRAEEGGGDDDAIEEEDEESKGGTTSKRLLGDAHHFCPVALKNNNVLWPCTDEIAAKYREKIFYFSSTEARDAFLEDPTQFVARTEPLKPPALRVFLLGTRASGKTSHGEWLAQQLGLFYIQFREQLQMLIMAKTQARVPYADEEESSEESPEYLDTLIKEARGNDVEAEEDTSANMNDTEQEMELTDEEMAIKAYLAEGDPLTPEILDMVIAPYWKEEPYMSTGFILEGFPINPDEVQYMLQQQLFPDTVIIMSVDVTEVQKRLLPTYLEKWRERRNHRKAQQKLLHDLRKKNREEKIVKRRAELMEENGPDYREDEEDGEDADNIEAEIEAMLEEEFPLEEDDVHAENEETEDAAIERLEMEIQERFVTDENNIVTVTELLGEQNIPSVSISASPKPRIVRNRLLQKFQPLLTNRESLLQKCQPISNRLALKLLVFSYKLHSAFGCWDPIKLYNERELIQPLQWPLNATHTLIFNQYIYFFASKENLNTFMLNPLKYLRQPKPSPSLPVKIAVLGPPKSGKTTVAQMFAQKYGLARLSIGSVMRLVLDTQEHTDLAVQMKKHLCQGLVVPDELAIQCLEVALMTAVCSTQGYVLDGFPMTLKQAELMGSRSIIPMIVTELELDTVEVLKRGHLDKMKPNKPHLVHDNTEIRNSHYRQEVEQVRKHFQQQYQNWILLDGLKSKWWIWNSIIKEVSISMTFIHNYLERTCRGQAACINRLCITPKELQFRLGEFGQYCPVCLALRRHLVDSSEVAALTHAPEYRGKYYKMCGQEHSEMFMSTPDQFVTPGCPQTLPQPHLLPRKLTPIQVKNKFPQQVEMQGFCPVTYLDGKQRYEALVRGKMEYAVEYKERIYICKTEKERDMFLRTPETYWDQTLPRKVPPLCVPVPLTSLPTLGYLEQGMSVAVIKAMTAVGCLKPKYPFLSVKRSAVFYVAFYLKAFNHDSTEQSRRMYKKKLALFEENCALIPYLSSTVKGNYRPPGERPIDFEFKLNRFLALGDMQGSSCLL, encoded by the exons ATGGACCAGTTTGTGGACAACCTAATAGAGGATGAGGTTGAGAGAGAGACGCTTCTTTCCAAACCCACCTGCTTCATCATAGTAGGAAAACCg GGTGTTGGCAAATCCACCTTGGCCCAAAAAATTGCAGAGTCCTGGAGGTGTATCTTGATTGATG atACAGatctgctcaacacacacataacaaatgaaacaaaggaAGGTCTAGAG ATCTTAAATATCTTATCTGAGGGGGAAAGTATCCCAGAAGACAAGATGCTGCAGCTGATTCTTGCCAGGCTTGACTCCCCAGATGTGGCGCACTATG GATATGTGCTGAGCTGCCTTCCATGCATCTCAGAGGAGTGTCTGAAGATTAATGAGCAGATTGAACTGATCAAAAACCTCAAGCTAACACCAGATTTCATCATTAATATCAAG TGTGCAGACAAGGACCTGGCCCAGAGGCTGTCAAATCTGAAGCAGTGTTCAGAGACAGGGCAGCTATACACCAAAAACCAGTGGGGGCATGAGGACATCAAGAAGAAGGAGGACAATgatgaggaagtggaggatgaaggggagcAAACACCCCAGGCCATT CCTGCTGAAGAGGAACTGGAAAAGGATGTTATTGACCAGCTGGTGTGGCCAACAGAGAATTTGGCCAGAAATGCTTTCATTAGAATCAACATGTACAAGGATACAGTGCTGAGACCACTGGAG gactaCATGGAAGCCCACAACCCCATGTACCTATTGGAGCTGGATGGAAACAACACACCTGAGGAGCTACACTCT TCTGTAATGTCCCGTCTTGGATCCATGGCTATAAAGCGTGTCTCCATTCCCATCCTCCTATACCAGGCCGATGATGATGAATTGCCAGAAGATGTTGACACG GAGGACCTACTGAGAATTATGTCCTCCGCCAAGGTGGTGGCCCCTGGCTTCAGGTGGAGAAGGAGCCGCTGGGGCCGAACCTGTCCCGTTGCACTTAAGGAAGGTCAGGTCATTCCTGGCAAGTCTAAATTATCTGTCGG CTTCCAGGACAAGCTGTACATCCTCTCATCTCAGGAGGCCTACCAGAAGTTTGTCACAAACCCCAGACGGTACTTACTTCCTCCAATGCCCAGGCTCCCTTGCAGAGTTTCAATCATTGGGCCCCCTCGAGCAGGGAAGAGCACCCTATGTAAGCTTTTAGCACAACATTGCGATGCATTGGTGCTTGACATGGAGGAACTGGTGGCCAAGGGTAAACAGGAGAAGCTTGACACAATCAAAGAGGAGACTACACAGGACACTATACAGAAAACCAAGGAGAAGATGGAGCAGGATTTAG TAACAAAGGATCCTTCAGAGAAACAACTGAGCATGTCTCACTTTGGCTTGTATGCAGAGGCACTGGAGAACCATATGAGAGAG ATTGAAGAGggagacacagatacagaggTCAGGACAGGTTGGGTGCTTGACAACTTTCCCAAGACCCTTTCCCAGATGGAATCCTTACAACAGGGCGAAATCCTGCCTGACATCATCTTTTGTCTCAAAGACAGTGGGGGAAATCATG ATGCTCCAGAGATGAATGACCAtaaactgcaacaacaacagtttctGTCTGAATGGGAGCAAATGCAGCCTGCTCTGACTGTTGCCTACTCAGTACTGGAGATAGATGGCAAAAGCCCTGAGGACCTGCTTCAAGAGATGGTCCTTCAGATGGAGA AGCCCTTCATGTATGTGCCCTGGGAGCTGTCAGCAGTGGAcctggatgaggaggaagaggacaacgAGGCCttagcagagctgcagagagctgaggagggcggcggtgatgatgatgccatagaggaggaggatgaagaaagtAAA GGGGGCACCACATCCAAGAGATTATTGGGTGATGCTCATCACTTTTGCCCCGTGgccttaaaaaacaataatgtgcTGTGGCCCTGCACGGACGAAATTGCAGCTAAGTACCGAGAGAAGATCTTCTACTTCTCCAGCACAGAAGCAAGAGATGCCTTCCTTGAAGACCCTACACAATTTGTTGCAAGGACTGAGCCTCTCAAG CCTCCTGCCTTGCGTGTCTTTTTACTTGGCACTCGTGCGTCAGGAAAGACTTCTCATGGTGAGTGGCTTGCCCAGCAGCTTGGCCTCTTCTATATTCAGTTCAGGGAGCAGCTCCAAATGCTCATCATGGCCAAAACACAGGCGCGGGTGCCTTATGCTGATGAGGAAGAGTCCTCAGAGGAGTCTCCTGAGTACCTGGACACCCTGATAAAGGAAGCCAGGGGGAATGACGTAGAGGCGGAGGAGGATACCTCTGCCAACATGAATGACACAGAG cAGGAAATGGAACTGACTGATGAGGAAATGGCCATTAAAGCCTACCTTGCTGAGGGAGATCCACTTACTCCAGAGATCCTGGACATGGTTATCGCGCCATACTGGAAAGAAGAACCATACAT GTCCACGGGTTTTATCTTGGAGGGCTTCCCAATTAATCCTGATGAGGTACAGTACATGTTGCAGCAACAGCTTTTCCCTGACACTGTAATAATCATGTCAGTGGATGTCACAGAAGTTCAGAAACGTCTGTTGCCGACATACCTGGAGAAGTGGCGTGAGCGTCGCAACCACCGTAAAGCACAGCAGAAACTACTTCATGATCTGCGTAAGAAAAATCGG gaggagaaaattGTCAAGAGAAGAGCTGAACTCATGGAAGAGAACGGTCCTGAT TATCGTGAGGATGAAGAAGACGGAGAAGACGCAGACAACATAGAGGCAGAGATAGAAGccatgctggaggaggagtttCCTTTAGAAGAGGATGATGTACACGCAGAAAATGAGGAGACTGAGGATGCAGCCATTGAGAGGCTGGAAATGGAGATACAGGAGCGTTTTGTGacagatgaaaacaatattGTTACTGTAACG GAGCTGCTGGGTGAGCAAAACATACCCAGTGTCTCTATCAGTGCATCTCCCAAGCCCCGAATCGTCCGGAATCGGCTCCTCCAGAAATTCCAGCCTCTGCTGACTAACAGGGAGTCActtttgcaaaaatgtcaacccaTCTCAAACAGACTGGCACTGAAGCTGCTGGTCTTCTCGTACAAGCTCCACAGTGCCTTTGGCTGCTGGGATCCCATCAAG CTATACAACGAAAGAGAATTAATCCAGCCTCTGCAGTGGCCTCTCAATGCCACACATACCCTGATCTTCAATCAGTATATCTACTTCTTTGCATCTAAGGAGAACCTAAACACATTTATGCTCAACCCTTTGAAGTACCTCAGGCAGCCCAAGccctccccatccctccctgTTAAAATAGCTGTCCTCGGACCACCCAAATCAGGAAAAACCACTG TGGCACAGATGTTTGCTCAAAAATATGGCTTGGCGCGGCTGTCCATTGGCAGTGTTATGCGTTTGGTGCTTGACACTCAGGAGCACACTGATCTGGCTGTCCAGATGAAAAAGCATCTCTGCCAGGGCCTCGTTGTGCCTGATGAACTGGCCATTCAGTGTCTGGAGGTGGCGCTCATGACAGCAGTGTGCAGCACTCAAGG GTATGTGTTGGACGGCTTTCCAATGACACTTAAGCAGGCAGAGCTTATGGGTTCTCGGAGCATCATCCCCATGATAGTTACTGAGCTTGAGCTGGACACAGTGGAGGTGCTGAAGAGAGGTCATTTGGACAAGATGAAGCCCAACAA GCCTCACCTGGTGCACGACAACACTGAGATCCGTAACTCCCATTACaggcaggaggtggagcaggtgaGGAAACACTTCCAGCAACAATATCAGAACTGGATTCTCCTTGATGGCTTAAAGAGCAAATGGTGGATCTGGAATAGCATAATAAAGGAAGTCAGTATCAGCATGACATTTATCCACAACTACCTGGAGAGGACATGCAGGG GCCAAGCCGCCTGCATCAACAGACTTTGCATCACACCAAAAGAGCTGCAATTCCGACTTGGAGAGTTTGGCCAGTACTgccctgtctgtctggctctaCGTCGTCACCTGGTGGACAGTTCTGAAGTTGCAGCGTTGACTCATGCACCTGAGTACAGAGGAAAATATTACAAGATGTGTGGTCAAGAACATTCAGAG ATGTTCATGTCCACTCCAGATCAATTTGTGACCCCTGGCTGCCCACAAACTCTCCCACAGCCCCATTTGCTGCCGAGAAAGCTAACACCAATTCAGGTGAAGAACAAGTTCCCACAGCAAGTTGAGATGCAGGGCTTTTGTCCCGTCACTTACCTGGATGGAAAGCAAAG GTATGAAGCCCTGGTTCGAGGAAAGATGGAATATGCTGTCGAATACAAAGAACGGATCTACATTTGTAAGACAGAGAAGGAACGGGACATGTTTTTGAG GACTCCTGAAACCTACTGGGACCAAACTCTACCCAGAAAAGTTCCTCCTCTTTGCGTTCCTGTACCCCTCACCTCCCTTCCAACGTTGGGTTACCTGGAACAG GGTATGTCAGTAGCAGTCATCAAGGCCATGACAGCTGTTGGGTGTCTTAAACCTAAGTATCCCTTCCTCAGCGTGAAAAGATCAGCTGTCTTCTATGTGGCCTTCTATCTGAAAG CTTTCAACCACGACAGCACAGAACAGAGTCGCCGGATGTACAAGAAGAAGTTGGCCTTGTTTGAAGAGAACTGTGCCCTCATTCCCTACTTGAGCTCAACAGTGAAAGGGAACTACAGGCCTCCGGGTGAACGTCCCATTGACTTTGAGTTCAAACTGAACAGGTTCCTGGCTTTGGGAGACATGCAGGGATCCAGCTGTTTGCTGTAG
- the ak9 gene encoding adenylate kinase 9 isoform X2 produces the protein MDQFVDNLIEDEVERETLLSKPTCFIIVGKPGVGKSTLAQKIAESWRCILIDDTDLLNTHITNETKEGLEILNILSEGESIPEDKMLQLILARLDSPDVAHYGYVLSCLPCISEECLKINEQIELIKNLKLTPDFIINIKCADKDLAQRLSNLKQCSETGQLYTKNQWGHEDIKKKEDNDEEVEDEGEQTPQAIPAEEELEKDVIDQLVWPTENLARNAFIRINMYKDTVLRPLEDYMEAHNPMYLLELDGNNTPEELHSSVMSRLGSMAIKRVSIPILLYQADDDELPEDVDTEDLLRIMSSAKVVAPGFRWRRSRWGRTCPVALKEGQVIPGKSKLSVGFQDKLYILSSQEAYQKFVTNPRRYLLPPMPRLPCRVSIIGPPRAGKSTLCKLLAQHCDALVLDMEELVAKGKQEKLDTIKEETTQDTIQKTKEKMEQDLVTKDPSEKQLSMSHFGLYAEALENHMREIEEGDTDTEVRTGWVLDNFPKTLSQMESLQQGEILPDIIFCLKDSGGNHDAPEMNDHKLQQQQFLSEWEQMQPALTVAYSVLEIDGKSPEDLLQEMVLQMEKPFMYVPWELSAVDLDEEEEDNEALAELQRAEEGGGDDDAIEEEDEESKGGTTSKRLLGDAHHFCPVALKNNNVLWPCTDEIAAKYREKIFYFSSTEARDAFLEDPTQFVARTEPLKPPALRVFLLGTRASGKTSHGEWLAQQLGLFYIQFREQLQMLIMAKTQARVPYADEEESSEESPEYLDTLIKEARGNDVEAEEDTSANMNDTEEMELTDEEMAIKAYLAEGDPLTPEILDMVIAPYWKEEPYMSTGFILEGFPINPDEVQYMLQQQLFPDTVIIMSVDVTEVQKRLLPTYLEKWRERRNHRKAQQKLLHDLRKKNREEKIVKRRAELMEENGPDYREDEEDGEDADNIEAEIEAMLEEEFPLEEDDVHAENEETEDAAIERLEMEIQERFVTDENNIVTVTELLGEQNIPSVSISASPKPRIVRNRLLQKFQPLLTNRESLLQKCQPISNRLALKLLVFSYKLHSAFGCWDPIKLYNERELIQPLQWPLNATHTLIFNQYIYFFASKENLNTFMLNPLKYLRQPKPSPSLPVKIAVLGPPKSGKTTVAQMFAQKYGLARLSIGSVMRLVLDTQEHTDLAVQMKKHLCQGLVVPDELAIQCLEVALMTAVCSTQGYVLDGFPMTLKQAELMGSRSIIPMIVTELELDTVEVLKRGHLDKMKPNKPHLVHDNTEIRNSHYRQEVEQVRKHFQQQYQNWILLDGLKSKWWIWNSIIKEVSISMTFIHNYLERTCRGQAACINRLCITPKELQFRLGEFGQYCPVCLALRRHLVDSSEVAALTHAPEYRGKYYKMCGQEHSEMFMSTPDQFVTPGCPQTLPQPHLLPRKLTPIQVKNKFPQQVEMQGFCPVTYLDGKQRYEALVRGKMEYAVEYKERIYICKTEKERDMFLRTPETYWDQTLPRKVPPLCVPVPLTSLPTLGYLEQGMSVAVIKAMTAVGCLKPKYPFLSVKRSAVFYVAFYLKAFNHDSTEQSRRMYKKKLALFEENCALIPYLSSTVKGNYRPPGERPIDFEFKLNRFLALGDMQGSSCLL, from the exons ATGGACCAGTTTGTGGACAACCTAATAGAGGATGAGGTTGAGAGAGAGACGCTTCTTTCCAAACCCACCTGCTTCATCATAGTAGGAAAACCg GGTGTTGGCAAATCCACCTTGGCCCAAAAAATTGCAGAGTCCTGGAGGTGTATCTTGATTGATG atACAGatctgctcaacacacacataacaaatgaaacaaaggaAGGTCTAGAG ATCTTAAATATCTTATCTGAGGGGGAAAGTATCCCAGAAGACAAGATGCTGCAGCTGATTCTTGCCAGGCTTGACTCCCCAGATGTGGCGCACTATG GATATGTGCTGAGCTGCCTTCCATGCATCTCAGAGGAGTGTCTGAAGATTAATGAGCAGATTGAACTGATCAAAAACCTCAAGCTAACACCAGATTTCATCATTAATATCAAG TGTGCAGACAAGGACCTGGCCCAGAGGCTGTCAAATCTGAAGCAGTGTTCAGAGACAGGGCAGCTATACACCAAAAACCAGTGGGGGCATGAGGACATCAAGAAGAAGGAGGACAATgatgaggaagtggaggatgaaggggagcAAACACCCCAGGCCATT CCTGCTGAAGAGGAACTGGAAAAGGATGTTATTGACCAGCTGGTGTGGCCAACAGAGAATTTGGCCAGAAATGCTTTCATTAGAATCAACATGTACAAGGATACAGTGCTGAGACCACTGGAG gactaCATGGAAGCCCACAACCCCATGTACCTATTGGAGCTGGATGGAAACAACACACCTGAGGAGCTACACTCT TCTGTAATGTCCCGTCTTGGATCCATGGCTATAAAGCGTGTCTCCATTCCCATCCTCCTATACCAGGCCGATGATGATGAATTGCCAGAAGATGTTGACACG GAGGACCTACTGAGAATTATGTCCTCCGCCAAGGTGGTGGCCCCTGGCTTCAGGTGGAGAAGGAGCCGCTGGGGCCGAACCTGTCCCGTTGCACTTAAGGAAGGTCAGGTCATTCCTGGCAAGTCTAAATTATCTGTCGG CTTCCAGGACAAGCTGTACATCCTCTCATCTCAGGAGGCCTACCAGAAGTTTGTCACAAACCCCAGACGGTACTTACTTCCTCCAATGCCCAGGCTCCCTTGCAGAGTTTCAATCATTGGGCCCCCTCGAGCAGGGAAGAGCACCCTATGTAAGCTTTTAGCACAACATTGCGATGCATTGGTGCTTGACATGGAGGAACTGGTGGCCAAGGGTAAACAGGAGAAGCTTGACACAATCAAAGAGGAGACTACACAGGACACTATACAGAAAACCAAGGAGAAGATGGAGCAGGATTTAG TAACAAAGGATCCTTCAGAGAAACAACTGAGCATGTCTCACTTTGGCTTGTATGCAGAGGCACTGGAGAACCATATGAGAGAG ATTGAAGAGggagacacagatacagaggTCAGGACAGGTTGGGTGCTTGACAACTTTCCCAAGACCCTTTCCCAGATGGAATCCTTACAACAGGGCGAAATCCTGCCTGACATCATCTTTTGTCTCAAAGACAGTGGGGGAAATCATG ATGCTCCAGAGATGAATGACCAtaaactgcaacaacaacagtttctGTCTGAATGGGAGCAAATGCAGCCTGCTCTGACTGTTGCCTACTCAGTACTGGAGATAGATGGCAAAAGCCCTGAGGACCTGCTTCAAGAGATGGTCCTTCAGATGGAGA AGCCCTTCATGTATGTGCCCTGGGAGCTGTCAGCAGTGGAcctggatgaggaggaagaggacaacgAGGCCttagcagagctgcagagagctgaggagggcggcggtgatgatgatgccatagaggaggaggatgaagaaagtAAA GGGGGCACCACATCCAAGAGATTATTGGGTGATGCTCATCACTTTTGCCCCGTGgccttaaaaaacaataatgtgcTGTGGCCCTGCACGGACGAAATTGCAGCTAAGTACCGAGAGAAGATCTTCTACTTCTCCAGCACAGAAGCAAGAGATGCCTTCCTTGAAGACCCTACACAATTTGTTGCAAGGACTGAGCCTCTCAAG CCTCCTGCCTTGCGTGTCTTTTTACTTGGCACTCGTGCGTCAGGAAAGACTTCTCATGGTGAGTGGCTTGCCCAGCAGCTTGGCCTCTTCTATATTCAGTTCAGGGAGCAGCTCCAAATGCTCATCATGGCCAAAACACAGGCGCGGGTGCCTTATGCTGATGAGGAAGAGTCCTCAGAGGAGTCTCCTGAGTACCTGGACACCCTGATAAAGGAAGCCAGGGGGAATGACGTAGAGGCGGAGGAGGATACCTCTGCCAACATGAATGACACAGAG GAAATGGAACTGACTGATGAGGAAATGGCCATTAAAGCCTACCTTGCTGAGGGAGATCCACTTACTCCAGAGATCCTGGACATGGTTATCGCGCCATACTGGAAAGAAGAACCATACAT GTCCACGGGTTTTATCTTGGAGGGCTTCCCAATTAATCCTGATGAGGTACAGTACATGTTGCAGCAACAGCTTTTCCCTGACACTGTAATAATCATGTCAGTGGATGTCACAGAAGTTCAGAAACGTCTGTTGCCGACATACCTGGAGAAGTGGCGTGAGCGTCGCAACCACCGTAAAGCACAGCAGAAACTACTTCATGATCTGCGTAAGAAAAATCGG gaggagaaaattGTCAAGAGAAGAGCTGAACTCATGGAAGAGAACGGTCCTGAT TATCGTGAGGATGAAGAAGACGGAGAAGACGCAGACAACATAGAGGCAGAGATAGAAGccatgctggaggaggagtttCCTTTAGAAGAGGATGATGTACACGCAGAAAATGAGGAGACTGAGGATGCAGCCATTGAGAGGCTGGAAATGGAGATACAGGAGCGTTTTGTGacagatgaaaacaatattGTTACTGTAACG GAGCTGCTGGGTGAGCAAAACATACCCAGTGTCTCTATCAGTGCATCTCCCAAGCCCCGAATCGTCCGGAATCGGCTCCTCCAGAAATTCCAGCCTCTGCTGACTAACAGGGAGTCActtttgcaaaaatgtcaacccaTCTCAAACAGACTGGCACTGAAGCTGCTGGTCTTCTCGTACAAGCTCCACAGTGCCTTTGGCTGCTGGGATCCCATCAAG CTATACAACGAAAGAGAATTAATCCAGCCTCTGCAGTGGCCTCTCAATGCCACACATACCCTGATCTTCAATCAGTATATCTACTTCTTTGCATCTAAGGAGAACCTAAACACATTTATGCTCAACCCTTTGAAGTACCTCAGGCAGCCCAAGccctccccatccctccctgTTAAAATAGCTGTCCTCGGACCACCCAAATCAGGAAAAACCACTG TGGCACAGATGTTTGCTCAAAAATATGGCTTGGCGCGGCTGTCCATTGGCAGTGTTATGCGTTTGGTGCTTGACACTCAGGAGCACACTGATCTGGCTGTCCAGATGAAAAAGCATCTCTGCCAGGGCCTCGTTGTGCCTGATGAACTGGCCATTCAGTGTCTGGAGGTGGCGCTCATGACAGCAGTGTGCAGCACTCAAGG GTATGTGTTGGACGGCTTTCCAATGACACTTAAGCAGGCAGAGCTTATGGGTTCTCGGAGCATCATCCCCATGATAGTTACTGAGCTTGAGCTGGACACAGTGGAGGTGCTGAAGAGAGGTCATTTGGACAAGATGAAGCCCAACAA GCCTCACCTGGTGCACGACAACACTGAGATCCGTAACTCCCATTACaggcaggaggtggagcaggtgaGGAAACACTTCCAGCAACAATATCAGAACTGGATTCTCCTTGATGGCTTAAAGAGCAAATGGTGGATCTGGAATAGCATAATAAAGGAAGTCAGTATCAGCATGACATTTATCCACAACTACCTGGAGAGGACATGCAGGG GCCAAGCCGCCTGCATCAACAGACTTTGCATCACACCAAAAGAGCTGCAATTCCGACTTGGAGAGTTTGGCCAGTACTgccctgtctgtctggctctaCGTCGTCACCTGGTGGACAGTTCTGAAGTTGCAGCGTTGACTCATGCACCTGAGTACAGAGGAAAATATTACAAGATGTGTGGTCAAGAACATTCAGAG ATGTTCATGTCCACTCCAGATCAATTTGTGACCCCTGGCTGCCCACAAACTCTCCCACAGCCCCATTTGCTGCCGAGAAAGCTAACACCAATTCAGGTGAAGAACAAGTTCCCACAGCAAGTTGAGATGCAGGGCTTTTGTCCCGTCACTTACCTGGATGGAAAGCAAAG GTATGAAGCCCTGGTTCGAGGAAAGATGGAATATGCTGTCGAATACAAAGAACGGATCTACATTTGTAAGACAGAGAAGGAACGGGACATGTTTTTGAG GACTCCTGAAACCTACTGGGACCAAACTCTACCCAGAAAAGTTCCTCCTCTTTGCGTTCCTGTACCCCTCACCTCCCTTCCAACGTTGGGTTACCTGGAACAG GGTATGTCAGTAGCAGTCATCAAGGCCATGACAGCTGTTGGGTGTCTTAAACCTAAGTATCCCTTCCTCAGCGTGAAAAGATCAGCTGTCTTCTATGTGGCCTTCTATCTGAAAG CTTTCAACCACGACAGCACAGAACAGAGTCGCCGGATGTACAAGAAGAAGTTGGCCTTGTTTGAAGAGAACTGTGCCCTCATTCCCTACTTGAGCTCAACAGTGAAAGGGAACTACAGGCCTCCGGGTGAACGTCCCATTGACTTTGAGTTCAAACTGAACAGGTTCCTGGCTTTGGGAGACATGCAGGGATCCAGCTGTTTGCTGTAG